A single genomic interval of Macadamia integrifolia cultivar HAES 741 chromosome 6, SCU_Mint_v3, whole genome shotgun sequence harbors:
- the LOC122080620 gene encoding transcription factor FER-LIKE IRON DEFICIENCY-INDUCED TRANSCRIPTION FACTOR-like, whose protein sequence is MDAHQAFQTIPSPSPSPSPSPPHQTQVITNFGNLEKLMNLINGGNAGQPNINFNPNYDGSGSEEDEDENEDDSVVSVTQTKRRTGDRARMLITERRRWRRMKEKLLALRAVVPNISKMDKASMVGDAVLYVQSLQIQIKKLRAEVAGLELSLEGGGGGRDRFEKLASSPKPRKLQVVDKKQIPGCRKILQMEVVQVGEREFYVRSACHRGEGVAVALYRALESLTCFDVQSSNVTAVSDRFLLTFTLIVRKGGEEMNVSTLKKLVIGALLSQGFELKTPGDP, encoded by the exons ATGGATGCTCATCAAGCATTTCAAACAattccctctccttctccttctccttctccttctcctcctcatcAAACCCAAGTCATCACCAATTTTGGTAACTTAGAGAAGTTGATGAATCTCATTAATGGAGGGAATGCAGGACAACCCAACATTAATTTCAACCCAAATTATGATGGAAGTGGGtcggaggaggatgaggatgagaatgaggaTGACTCAGTAGTGTCTGTTACACAGACCAAGAGAAGAACAGGGGATCGAGCAAGAATGTTGATTACAGAGCGTCGCAGGTGGAGACGTATGAAGGAGAAGCTCCTCGCATTGCGTGCCGTAGTTCCTAACATATCAAAG ATGGATAAGGCTTCCATGGTAGGAGATGCAGTCTTGTACGTACAAAGTCtgcaaatccaaattaaaaagcTTAGAGCTGAAGTTGCAGGGCTCGAATTATCAttagaaggaggaggaggaggaagagataGATTTGAGAAGTTGGCTTCTTCTCCTAAGCCCAGGAAGTTACAAGTGGTAGACAAGAAGCAGATTCCTGGTTGCAGGAAGATATTGCAG ATGGAGGTAGTTCAagtaggagaaagagagttCTATGTGAGGTCGGCTTGTCACAGGGGAGAAGGTGTAGCAGTAGCCCTTTACAGAGCCCTTGAGTCCCTGACTTGCTTCGATGTCCAAAGCTCTAATGTCACTGCAGTTTCTGATAGATTTTTGCTGACGTTTACTCTCATT GTTAGGAAGGGTGGGGAAGAGATGAACGTGTCCACATTGAAGAAACTGGTGATAGGTGCTCTTCTTAGTCAAGGATTTGAGTTGAAAACGCCAGGAGATCCTTAA